TATGGGTAGAGTTTACTCCAAACGAAGAGGGCGCAGGATTTGAATTTGAAGATGCGATTGTTGGTGGTGTTGTTCCACGTGAATACATCCCATCAGTAGGTCAAGGTCTTGAACAAGCTCTAGAAAACGGTATGATCGCAGGATATCCTGTAATCGACGTTAAAGCTAAGCTTTATGATGGATCTTACCACGATGTTGACTCTAACGAGATGGCATTTAAAGTAGCAGCATCTCTTGCAGTTAAAGAAGCTGTGAAAAAATGTAACCCAGTTCTTCTAGAGCCGGTTATGAAAGTAGAAGTAGTAGTTCCAGAGGAATACATGGGAGATATCATGGGTGACGTAACTTCTCGTCGTGGACGTGTAGAAGGTATGGAAGCTCGTGGTAACGCACAAATCGTTAAAGCGATGGTGCCACTTTCTGAAATGTTTGGTTACGCGACTTCTCTTCGTTCAAACACGCAAGGTCGTGGCCAATACACAATGCACTTTGATCACTATGAAGAAGTACCAAAGAGCATTTCAGAAGAAATTATTAAAAAACAATCAGGACAATAAACAAGAATTATTGTCTCTGTAGTTAATTTGTTGTAAGCTAAGAAAGGTGATTAGACAAACCTAAATCATCTTACTACTAAATAAAAAAATTATACTTTCTTAATTTAAGGAGGATTTCAAAATGGCTAAAGAAAAATTTGATCGTTCCAAGACGCATGCCAATATCGGTACAATTGGACACGTTGACCACGGTAAAACTACTTTAACAGCAGCAATCACTAACGTACTACACAAGAAATCTGGTAAAGGTACTGCGATGGCATATGACCAAATCGACGGTGCTCCAGAAGAGCGTGAGCGTGGAATTACAATCTCAACTGCACACGTTGAGTACGAAACTGACACTCGTCACTATGCACACGTTGACTGCCCAGGACACGCAGACTACGTTAAAAACATGATCACTGGTGCCGCTCAAATGGACGGTGCGATCCTAGTTGTATCTGCAGCTGACGGCCCAATGCCACAAACTCGTGAGCACATTCTACTTTCTCGTCAAGTAGGTGTACCTTCAATCGTAGTATTCCTTAACAAAACTGACCAAGTTGACGACGAAGAGTTACTTGAGTTAGTAGAAATGGAAGTACGTGACTTACTTTCTGAGTACGACTTCCCAGGAGACGACATTCCTGTAGTTAAAGGTTCTGCTCTTAAAGCACTTGAAGGAGATGCAGATCACGAGCAAGCTATTGTCGACCTAATGGCTGAAGTTGATGCTTACATCCCAACTCCAGAGCGTGACAAAGATAAGCCATTCATGATGCCAGTTGAGGACGTATTCTCAATCACTGGTCGTGGTACTGTTGCAACTGGACGTGTTGAGCGTGGACAATTAAACGTAGGTGACGAAATCGAAATCATCGGTATCGAAGAAGAGTCTAAGAAGACTACTGTAACTGGTGTTGAGATGTTCCGTAAGCTTCTTGACTATGCTGAAGCTGGAGATAACATTGGTGCACTTCTACGTGGTGTTTCTCGTGAAGACATCAACCGTGGACAAGTACTTGCAAAGCCAGGTTCAATCACTCCACACACGAAGTTCAAATCTGAAGTTTATGTTCTTTCAAAAGAAGAAGGTGGACGTCACACTCCATTCTTCTCTAACTACCGTCCACAGTTCTA
The Bacillus shivajii DNA segment above includes these coding regions:
- the tuf gene encoding elongation factor Tu, giving the protein MAKEKFDRSKTHANIGTIGHVDHGKTTLTAAITNVLHKKSGKGTAMAYDQIDGAPEERERGITISTAHVEYETDTRHYAHVDCPGHADYVKNMITGAAQMDGAILVVSAADGPMPQTREHILLSRQVGVPSIVVFLNKTDQVDDEELLELVEMEVRDLLSEYDFPGDDIPVVKGSALKALEGDADHEQAIVDLMAEVDAYIPTPERDKDKPFMMPVEDVFSITGRGTVATGRVERGQLNVGDEIEIIGIEEESKKTTVTGVEMFRKLLDYAEAGDNIGALLRGVSREDINRGQVLAKPGSITPHTKFKSEVYVLSKEEGGRHTPFFSNYRPQFYFRTTDVTGVIQLPEGVEMVMPGDNVEMTVELIAPIAIEEGTKFSIREGGRTVGAGVVAEITE